A section of the Brachyhypopomus gauderio isolate BG-103 chromosome 13, BGAUD_0.2, whole genome shotgun sequence genome encodes:
- the irx2a gene encoding iroquois-class homeodomain protein IRX-2a isoform X1, whose product MSYPQGYLYQPPGSLALYSCPAYGASALAAPRSEELSRSSSGSAFSPYPGSAAFTASATGFSSPLPYSTDPATGFPSYMGSPYDAHSTGMAAAINYHAYGTPGYPYQLNDPAYRKNATRDATATLKAWLQEHRKNPYPTKGEKIMLAIITKMTLTQVSTWFANARRRLKKENKMTWAPRNKSEDEDEDDGEGERKEDRTEKNLENSEASAEDEGISLHVDALTDHSCSAESDGEKVTCRIGDLVCNSGPDAKDKCDENDLDTRHGERHQGLSPKPVTSSPLTGVEAPVLNHHQDSRNKNKVCLDSRTAADGPNQTVKPKLWSLAEIATSDSKQSLGQSCAPGVGLLTSPASSTSPGAPVYSASSILGRPLYYTSPFYSTYTNYGSFSSLQSQGILRYNSSANEGLPQTLLNAGAIHKHSSESLLKPNQSQIEHHFRASSVEAKKDPPEVCALGAQAYPPS is encoded by the exons ATGTCGTATCCTCAGGGTTACCTATACCAGCCCCCGGGCTCGCTGGCGCTCTACTCCTGCCCCGCGTACGGGGCGTCGGCGCTGGCCGCCCCGAGGAGCGAGGAGCTCAGCAGGTCTTCGTCCGGATCAGCCTTCAGCCCATACCCCGGTTCGGCCGCCTTCACCGCCTCCGCCACCGGCTTCTCCAGCCCGCTGCCGTACTCAACAGATCCGGCCACGGGTTTCCCGTCCTACATG GGCTCCCCTTACGACGCGCACTCGACGGGCATGGCGGCCGCGATAAACTACCACGCGTACGGGACTCCTGGATACCCGTACCAGCTCAACGACCCCGCGTACCGCAAGAACGCGACCCGGGACGCGACAGCCACGCTGAAAGCCTGGCTACAGGAACACAGGAAGAACCCCTACCCAACCAAGGGCGAGAAGATCATGCTGGCCATCATCACCAAAATGACCCTCACGCAGGTCTCCACCTGGTTCGCCAACGCCAGGCGGAGATTGAAGAAGGAAAACAAAATGACATGGGCACCGCGGAATAAAAGTGAAGACGAGGACGAGGATGACGGGGAAGGAGAAAGGAAAGAAGATCGCACGGAGAAAAACCTTGAGAACAGCGAGGCGTCCGCCGAGGACGAGG GCATAAGTCTGCACGTGGACGCTCTGACGGATCACTCGTGTTCGGCGGAGTCGGACGGGGAGAAGGTCACGTGCAGGATTGGGGACCTGGTTTGCAATTCTGGACCTGATGCCAAGGACAAATGCGACGAGAACGATCTTGACACGCGCCACGGGGAACGGCACCAGGGCCTGTCACCCAAGCCCGTGACCTCCTCGCCCTTGACCGGAGTGGAGGCCCCTGTTCTGAACCACCATCAAGACTCacgaaacaaaaacaaagtatGTCTTGACAGTCGAACCGCTGCGGACGGCCCGAACCAAACCGTAAAGCCTAAACTGTGGTCGCTTGCCGAGATCGCTACTTCAGACTCCAAGCAGTCCCTGGGGCAGAGCTGCGCCCCGGGCGTTGGCCTCCTGACATCTCCTGCGTCCAGCACGTCCCCAGGCGCGCCCGTGTACTCGGCCTCCTCCATCTTGGGGAGACCGCTGTACTACACGTCGCCGTTTTACAGCACTTACACAAACTACGGGAGCTTCAGCTCGCTTCAGAGCCAAGGGATTCTGCGATATAACTCTTCTGCTAACGAGGGCCTTCCTCAGACTCTTCTTAACGCAGGCGCCATTCACAAACACAGTTCCGAGTCTCTGCTCAAGCCCAATCAGAGCCAGATTGAGCACCACTTCAGAGCCTCAAGTGTCGAGGCAAAGAAAG ACCCCCCCGAGGTGTGCGCGCTAGGGGCCCAGGCTTACCCGCCGAGCTAG
- the irx2a gene encoding iroquois-class homeodomain protein IRX-2a isoform X2, with protein sequence MSYPQGYLYQPPGSLALYSCPAYGASALAAPRSEELSRSSSGSAFSPYPGSAAFTASATGFSSPLPYSTDPATGFPSYMGSPYDAHSTGMAAAINYHAYGTPGYPYQLNDPAYRKNATRDATATLKAWLQEHRKNPYPTKGEKIMLAIITKMTLTQVSTWFANARRRLKKENKMTWAPRNKSEDEDEDDGEGERKEDRTEKNLENSEASAEDEGISLHVDALTDHSCSAESDGEKVTCRIGDLVCNSGPDAKDKCDENDLDTRHGERHQGLSPKPVTSSPLTGVEAPVLNHHQDSRNKNKVCLDSRTAADGPNQTVKPKLWSLAEIATSDSKQSLGQSCAPGVGLLTSPASSTSPGAPVYSASSILGRPLYYTSPFYSTYTNYGSFSSLQSQGILRYNSSANEGLPQTLLNAGAIHKHSSESLLKPNQSQIEHHFRASSVEAKKVLVRLF encoded by the exons ATGTCGTATCCTCAGGGTTACCTATACCAGCCCCCGGGCTCGCTGGCGCTCTACTCCTGCCCCGCGTACGGGGCGTCGGCGCTGGCCGCCCCGAGGAGCGAGGAGCTCAGCAGGTCTTCGTCCGGATCAGCCTTCAGCCCATACCCCGGTTCGGCCGCCTTCACCGCCTCCGCCACCGGCTTCTCCAGCCCGCTGCCGTACTCAACAGATCCGGCCACGGGTTTCCCGTCCTACATG GGCTCCCCTTACGACGCGCACTCGACGGGCATGGCGGCCGCGATAAACTACCACGCGTACGGGACTCCTGGATACCCGTACCAGCTCAACGACCCCGCGTACCGCAAGAACGCGACCCGGGACGCGACAGCCACGCTGAAAGCCTGGCTACAGGAACACAGGAAGAACCCCTACCCAACCAAGGGCGAGAAGATCATGCTGGCCATCATCACCAAAATGACCCTCACGCAGGTCTCCACCTGGTTCGCCAACGCCAGGCGGAGATTGAAGAAGGAAAACAAAATGACATGGGCACCGCGGAATAAAAGTGAAGACGAGGACGAGGATGACGGGGAAGGAGAAAGGAAAGAAGATCGCACGGAGAAAAACCTTGAGAACAGCGAGGCGTCCGCCGAGGACGAGG GCATAAGTCTGCACGTGGACGCTCTGACGGATCACTCGTGTTCGGCGGAGTCGGACGGGGAGAAGGTCACGTGCAGGATTGGGGACCTGGTTTGCAATTCTGGACCTGATGCCAAGGACAAATGCGACGAGAACGATCTTGACACGCGCCACGGGGAACGGCACCAGGGCCTGTCACCCAAGCCCGTGACCTCCTCGCCCTTGACCGGAGTGGAGGCCCCTGTTCTGAACCACCATCAAGACTCacgaaacaaaaacaaagtatGTCTTGACAGTCGAACCGCTGCGGACGGCCCGAACCAAACCGTAAAGCCTAAACTGTGGTCGCTTGCCGAGATCGCTACTTCAGACTCCAAGCAGTCCCTGGGGCAGAGCTGCGCCCCGGGCGTTGGCCTCCTGACATCTCCTGCGTCCAGCACGTCCCCAGGCGCGCCCGTGTACTCGGCCTCCTCCATCTTGGGGAGACCGCTGTACTACACGTCGCCGTTTTACAGCACTTACACAAACTACGGGAGCTTCAGCTCGCTTCAGAGCCAAGGGATTCTGCGATATAACTCTTCTGCTAACGAGGGCCTTCCTCAGACTCTTCTTAACGCAGGCGCCATTCACAAACACAGTTCCGAGTCTCTGCTCAAGCCCAATCAGAGCCAGATTGAGCACCACTTCAGAGCCTCAAGTGTCGAGGCAAAGAAAG TTCTCGTGCGTCTCTTCTGA